The genomic region GGTCGCCGCCCTGCAGGCCGCCTGGTCGGCGATCACCACCACCCCGGTGCCCGCCGACTGGCGGATCGATCTCAAGGGGTGGCCGGGCCTGAACGCCCGCCTGCTCGTCGACATGGCGGAGACGATTGTCGGCGCGCCGAAACCGTCGGGGCGGCACCGAGCCGCGGAATACGACCGGCCCCGGCTTCCCGTCCGTCATCCGCACGACGACGGCGTCTGGCTCGGCGGCGTCGCCGCGCTGCGCAACCTCCCGACCGGGGTGAACCTGCCACCCGACGTCGACGTCGCGATCTCACTGTGCCGAGTCGACGACAGCGAGATCCCCGGCGGCATCACACATCTCGACCTGCGGATCGACGACAAGATCCCGCACCTGGCGTTCGCGGTACTCAACGCGGTCCGCGCGGTGGAGCAGGCGCGCGTCGACGGTCAGACCGTCTACCTGCACTGCGAGCACGCGGTGGACCGTACACCCGCCGTCGCCGCCCTCTACGGCGCCCGGTGCCAGGGGATCCCCGTCGAGCAGGCACTCACCGACGTCGTCGAGGTGCTGCCCGGTGCGGAGGTGCCCGCGGCGCTGCGGTCGACGCTACAGGAGCTGGCGCGATGAGACGGGGCTCGTCAGGCGCGTCGGCACGAGAAGGCTACGCACGCGCGGTGATCCGGCGCGCCACCTCGCCGAAGCGTTCGAACCGGTCCAGATCGCCGGTCGCGTTGTAGATGACCAGGCGGGTGGCCAGGTCGCCGTAGCGGGCGATCAGCGCGTCGGCCAGGCCGTCCCACGTCGACTCGGTGGCGAACGTCGCGAGGTGCTCGTCGGTGATCTGGGCGGCCATGCCCTTGAAGTCGCCCGCCTTCTGCTTCTCGCGGATGCGCGCGGTGGTGCCCTCGAACCCGGCCTCGTCGAAGATGAACGCGTAGTTGGGGGTGCTGCCGTAGAAGCTGACGCTCATCCGCACCGACTCGCGGGCGCGGTCGCGTTCCTCGTCGGTGTCGCCGACGATCGTCATCACCGGGATGATCACCGCCAGCTCCTTGGGGTCGCGACCCGACTTCGCGGCCCCCGCAGCGATATTCGGAACGACGTGGCGGGCGATGTAGCCCGGCTCGGCGACCGGGTGCACGTGCACACCGTCGGCGACCTCACCGGCCATCCGCAGCATCCACGGGTTGACCGCGGCCACATCGACTTTCGGGTCCGGCGCGTCGATCGGTCCCGGGCTCCACTGCGGGGTCAGGAAGTCGAGGTTGTAGAAGTCGCCGTGGTGGTCGAGCCTGCCACCGCGGAAGCCCGCGAAGCACGCCTTGACCGCCAGCACGTAGTCCCGCAGTCGAGGACCGGGATGCTCGAACTCGGCGCCGTAGCGGCGCACCACATGGGTGCGGACCTGGGTGCCCAGCCCCAACCGGAACCTGCCGTCGGTGGCCTCCTGCAGCTCCCACGCCGTCGCCGCCGCGATGAACGGGCTGCGCGGAAACGCCACCGCCACACCTGTCGACAGGTCCAGGCCCGGCGCCGCCTGCGCCGCCAGCGCCGCGTTCATGAACGGGGTGCGGCCGGTCTCGGTGAACAGCATCCCCGAGAAGCCCGCGGCCTGGGTGCGGCGGGCCAGGTCGCCGATGGTCTGCAGAGGTTGCGGGGTGATCATCACGTCGACATGCACGTGACGCACGTTACACCGCGGGCTTGTTATGTCACGTCAGCGGACGTTGATGAACGGGCTGATCGCGTCGCGGGCGAACTGCACGACGTTGGTGGCCGGGTTGCCGTCCGGATAGCTGACCGTCGCGAGCACGTTGCCGCCGGCCTCGACGAAGTTGGTGTCGGCGCGGTCCTGGTGCGTCGACGAGGTCACCAGGATGATGCCCGTCGTGCCCGCCTTCTCCGCCAGCGGCACCGAGAACCGGGCGTTCTGCACCGTGCTGTTGGCCTTGTCCTCGACGATGATCCGGTGGTCCGGAAAGCCCAGCATGAGCAGCATCTTGCGCATCTGGCCGGCCTCGGTCTTGCCGTTGCGCGGGTTGCCGCCGGTCACGATGATCGGCGACTGCGGGAAGAACTGCGCGACGGTCAGCCCGGTGAGCACCCGTCGGCGCAGGATCGGGCGCATGGTCCCGTCGTCGTTGAGCCCGTAGCCCAGGATCACGATCGCCGGCTTGGAGAAGTCCTTCTGTACCACCGGCGGCTGCGCCTGCGCGACGCCCGCGTCCGCGAACACCGCCGCCAGCGCCACCACCAGCGCGCCCAGCACCTTCATCCACTGCCGTCGCATGCGACCTCCCCGACTGAGGTTCATGAGGTTGATGTTGCTGTCGGGGATATCGGGGCCGGTGGGTGCGACGTTACGCAGGCGTCTATTCCCTGGGCGTCGACTCTGCGCCCAGGGCGATCCACTCGCACTTTCGCGCCATGACAGCAGAGCCCGCGGGGCTCAGGCGCTGAGGAACGCGACGAGGTCCACCGGCGTGGGCCCGGAGTTGAGCAGCTCGATCAACACGTCACGCCGCGGCGCGTCCACCAGCTCGATACCACCGAAGAACTGCACCGACTCCCCGTCGGGCAGCGGCCGACCGCAGATCAACTGACCGGGTTTCAGTCGGGGGCCGGCGGGGCGGTCGCGGACCTCGAGGACCTCGCCGGTGCGCAGGTCGCGGATGGTGGTGCTGACGCCGCGATCCACCTCGACCACCTCGAACACCGACCGTTCGACGTCCAGCCACTCCTCGGCGAGGTCGTGCTCGTCGTCGGGCAGCAGCGAACCGCGCGACCTGAAGTAGACGGAGAAGACACCGCCCTCTTGGAGCAGTGCGTCCACCACCA from Mycolicibacterium phlei harbors:
- a CDS encoding TIGR03617 family F420-dependent LLM class oxidoreductase; its protein translation is MHVDVMITPQPLQTIGDLARRTQAAGFSGMLFTETGRTPFMNAALAAQAAPGLDLSTGVAVAFPRSPFIAAATAWELQEATDGRFRLGLGTQVRTHVVRRYGAEFEHPGPRLRDYVLAVKACFAGFRGGRLDHHGDFYNLDFLTPQWSPGPIDAPDPKVDVAAVNPWMLRMAGEVADGVHVHPVAEPGYIARHVVPNIAAGAAKSGRDPKELAVIIPVMTIVGDTDEERDRARESVRMSVSFYGSTPNYAFIFDEAGFEGTTARIREKQKAGDFKGMAAQITDEHLATFATESTWDGLADALIARYGDLATRLVIYNATGDLDRFERFGEVARRITARA
- a CDS encoding YdcF family protein; protein product: MRRQWMKVLGALVVALAAVFADAGVAQAQPPVVQKDFSKPAIVILGYGLNDDGTMRPILRRRVLTGLTVAQFFPQSPIIVTGGNPRNGKTEAGQMRKMLLMLGFPDHRIIVEDKANSTVQNARFSVPLAEKAGTTGIILVTSSTHQDRADTNFVEAGGNVLATVSYPDGNPATNVVQFARDAISPFINVR